In Psychrobacter ciconiae, the following are encoded in one genomic region:
- a CDS encoding SPFH domain-containing protein, whose protein sequence is MSLSIVILVLVLLVVFTIFKGVRIVPQGYKWIVQRLGKYHQTLEPGLNIIIPYVDTVAYKVTTKDIVLDIPSQEVITRDNVVIIANAVSYINIVHPERAVYGIEDYEYGIRNLVQTSLRSIIGEMDLDNALSSRDQIKAQLKHAISDDIADWGITLKTVEIQDINPSATMQASMEEQAAAERLRRATVTRADGQKQAAILQADGRLEASRRDAEAQVVLAKGSEESIRLITEALGEEEMPVIYLLGEQYIKAMQDLAASDNSKMVVLPADILTTIKGVVGDKFKG, encoded by the coding sequence ATGAGTTTAAGCATTGTGATCTTGGTGCTGGTACTATTGGTGGTGTTTACCATTTTTAAAGGCGTCCGCATTGTGCCGCAAGGGTATAAGTGGATTGTTCAGCGCCTTGGAAAATACCATCAAACGCTTGAACCGGGGCTTAACATCATCATCCCTTATGTTGATACGGTGGCTTATAAAGTCACCACCAAAGATATCGTTCTTGATATTCCCTCGCAAGAGGTCATCACCCGCGATAACGTGGTCATCATTGCCAATGCGGTATCTTATATTAATATTGTCCACCCTGAGCGCGCCGTTTACGGTATTGAGGATTATGAGTATGGCATCCGAAATTTGGTGCAAACCTCCTTGCGCTCCATTATCGGTGAGATGGATTTGGACAATGCGTTATCAAGCCGTGACCAAATTAAAGCTCAGTTAAAACACGCGATTTCTGACGACATTGCCGACTGGGGAATCACCCTAAAAACCGTTGAGATTCAAGACATTAATCCTTCAGCAACCATGCAAGCCTCCATGGAAGAACAAGCTGCCGCCGAGCGGTTACGCCGAGCGACGGTCACTCGCGCTGATGGTCAAAAGCAAGCGGCAATCTTGCAGGCAGATGGTAGGCTTGAGGCCTCACGCCGCGACGCTGAAGCGCAAGTGGTCTTGGCAAAAGGCTCTGAGGAGTCCATCCGCTTGATCACTGAGGCGCTCGGTGAAGAAGAAATGCCGGTCATCTATTTACTCGGCGAGCAGTATATTAAAGCCATGCAAGACTTAGCAGCGTCAGACAATTCAAAAATGGTGGTCTTGCCAGCTGATATTTTAACCACCATTAAAGGGGTGGTGGGCGATAAATTTAAAGGCTAA
- a CDS encoding NfeD family protein has product MEWILAVEPWHWLVLGIVLMIAEMFIPTFACLWFGAAAVIIAAITWLLPISILWQVLIWLALSVVFMIAWFKYIKPLSVDRTKAGLGGSVIIGETGMIIIKPQGNQLGRVRFSVPIVGADEWLCRTRDEVVEVGDRVVVVDISGNELIVAPAKRLDEQVLPYR; this is encoded by the coding sequence ATGGAATGGATACTGGCAGTTGAGCCGTGGCATTGGCTGGTTTTAGGCATTGTGTTGATGATTGCTGAGATGTTTATTCCAACCTTTGCCTGTCTTTGGTTTGGGGCAGCGGCAGTCATTATCGCCGCCATTACTTGGTTGCTACCGATCTCTATCTTGTGGCAAGTGCTGATTTGGCTGGCATTATCTGTAGTATTTATGATTGCTTGGTTTAAGTATATTAAGCCGTTATCCGTTGACCGCACCAAAGCTGGTCTTGGGGGCAGCGTCATTATTGGTGAAACGGGCATGATTATTATCAAACCGCAGGGCAATCAGCTCGGTCGGGTACGCTTTAGCGTGCCGATTGTGGGCGCGGATGAGTGGCTTTGCCGGACGCGTGATGAGGTGGTTGAGGTAGGTGATCGCGTGGTGGTCGTCGATATCAGCGGTAACGAACTTATTGTGGCGCCTGCCAAGCGCTTGGATGAGCAAGTTTTGCCTTATCGCTAG
- a CDS encoding porin family protein codes for MKMLQKTLLALAAGSLLTVGAQAAVSYGNGYTGQPYVGAKVGKFDLDVNGADDPTAYGIVAGYNFDPNFGIEAEYVGSDDANYYNGDVDAKTYGAYGTYRYGFPNTGLYAKGKLGIAETKVKGSSVLPNASIDSSKTSLAGGVGLGYNVNPNFGIEAEYDRLSSDANLMTIGANLKF; via the coding sequence ATGAAAATGCTACAAAAAACCCTACTTGCTCTTGCCGCTGGCTCGTTACTGACTGTAGGCGCTCAAGCAGCCGTCTCTTATGGCAATGGCTATACCGGTCAGCCTTATGTTGGCGCAAAAGTAGGTAAATTTGACCTTGATGTCAATGGCGCAGACGACCCAACCGCTTATGGTATCGTTGCAGGCTACAACTTTGATCCAAACTTCGGAATTGAAGCTGAGTACGTAGGTTCAGACGACGCCAATTACTATAATGGCGATGTTGATGCTAAAACTTATGGCGCTTACGGTACTTACCGCTATGGTTTCCCAAATACCGGACTTTATGCCAAAGGTAAATTAGGTATTGCTGAAACCAAAGTTAAAGGTTCAAGCGTTCTACCAAATGCTTCAATTGACAGCAGCAAAACCAGCCTCGCAGGCGGCGTAGGACTTGGCTACAATGTAAATCCAAACTTTGGTATCGAAGCTGAATATGACCGTCTTAGCAGTGATGCCAACTTAATGACCATTGGCGCAAACTTAAAGTTCTAA
- a CDS encoding 8-amino-7-oxononanoate synthase, translating to MTFSYALASALAALKNKQQYRQLPTWQHSERFILDSKKRLLNVASNDYLGLSTDRKLQAEFFAAMTENFDNLPKMSAVSSRLITGNSDELQQLEADLEAWYLSASTENQSLNKKSALVINSGYHANLGILPALTSINMPTLILADKLVHASLIDGIKLSQCRHCSYRRYRHNDYEQLATMVAQSDAQRIIIVTESIFSMDGDCADLPKLAAIKAQDARVELYVDEAHAVGVLGNQGLGLGELTGTLADIDYLVGTFGKAFASVGAYVFCDDMIKDWLVNQMRPLIFSTALPPMNHAWSRFILAKMPDFAAKREYLAQISAKLYHAAAKNNQDNGMALADNPITTPIIPYILGSNERALQKAATFKAAGFYVQAIRPPTVPVNTSRLRLVMTAAMSEEDVARLITML from the coding sequence ATGACTTTTTCTTATGCTTTAGCGTCAGCCTTAGCAGCATTAAAAAATAAACAGCAATATCGGCAGCTGCCTACTTGGCAGCACTCTGAGCGTTTTATCCTTGATTCAAAAAAACGCCTGCTCAATGTTGCCAGTAATGACTATTTAGGACTGTCAACCGACCGCAAGCTTCAAGCTGAATTTTTTGCCGCAATGACCGAAAATTTTGATAATTTGCCAAAAATGAGCGCGGTATCCTCAAGACTGATTACCGGAAATAGCGACGAGCTACAACAGCTTGAGGCAGACTTGGAGGCTTGGTATCTGTCGGCATCAACTGAGAATCAAAGCCTTAATAAAAAATCAGCACTGGTGATCAATAGCGGCTATCACGCCAATTTAGGAATCCTGCCGGCGCTGACCAGCATCAATATGCCAACGCTGATCTTGGCAGACAAGTTGGTTCACGCCAGCTTAATTGATGGGATAAAACTCAGCCAATGCCGGCACTGCAGCTATCGGCGCTACCGGCATAACGATTACGAGCAGCTGGCAACCATGGTAGCGCAATCGGATGCCCAGCGCATCATCATCGTGACCGAAAGCATTTTTAGTATGGATGGCGATTGCGCCGATTTGCCCAAGCTTGCCGCCATTAAAGCCCAAGATGCTCGCGTTGAGCTTTATGTGGATGAGGCGCATGCAGTAGGCGTTTTAGGCAATCAAGGCTTAGGACTTGGCGAGTTGACCGGAACGCTTGCGGATATCGACTATTTGGTTGGGACATTTGGCAAGGCATTTGCTTCAGTTGGCGCTTATGTTTTTTGTGATGACATGATCAAAGACTGGCTGGTGAACCAAATGCGACCGCTGATTTTTAGTACGGCGCTGCCGCCAATGAACCACGCTTGGTCACGCTTTATTTTGGCAAAAATGCCCGATTTTGCGGCTAAGCGTGAGTATTTAGCACAAATATCAGCTAAGCTTTATCACGCTGCTGCCAAAAACAATCAAGATAACGGCATGGCGTTGGCAGATAACCCTATCACCACCCCGATTATTCCTTATATCCTTGGCAGTAATGAGCGAGCGCTACAAAAGGCGGCGACCTTTAAAGCTGCCGGATTTTATGTTCAAGCCATCAGACCGCCAACCGTTCCTGTGAACACCTCAAGGTTACGGCTGGTGATGACCGCTGCAATGAGCGAAGAGGACGTTGCTCGGCTTATTACGATGCTGTAA
- a CDS encoding methyltransferase domain-containing protein, producing MNQLCKLSQVLRKKTIAQNFANAFDYDRHATIQRKICQLLIEQIADSKHSRLLEIGAGTGQLTKLLADKICANTIICQDVLINELAAGQFETLQTILPNAQVIIGDAESLEFGQDFSLIISANAIQWFDEPLNFIDSSYSRLISNGQLLFNTFSPQHFLQIKTLTGQGLTYPSKNDWQERLTQIGFSQIQITTKRFELSFPEPMAVLKHMKLTGVSTNNAHNAFVWNKSRLNEFQTNYQQQFFNPNKPTEVILTYEALIISAIKP from the coding sequence ATGAACCAACTTTGTAAGTTATCACAGGTTTTGCGCAAAAAGACCATCGCTCAAAATTTTGCAAACGCGTTTGATTATGACCGCCATGCCACCATTCAGCGCAAAATTTGCCAACTGCTCATTGAACAAATCGCGGATTCGAAGCACTCGCGGCTGCTTGAAATTGGCGCAGGGACAGGTCAGCTCACTAAACTGTTGGCAGATAAAATTTGCGCCAATACTATCATTTGCCAAGATGTGCTAATTAATGAGCTTGCCGCTGGTCAATTTGAAACATTACAAACCATCTTGCCAAACGCTCAAGTTATCATTGGTGATGCTGAAAGCTTAGAATTTGGGCAAGATTTTAGTTTGATCATCAGTGCTAATGCCATTCAATGGTTTGATGAGCCGTTGAATTTTATCGACTCATCATATTCAAGGCTGATTTCGAACGGTCAGCTGCTGTTTAACACCTTCTCCCCTCAGCATTTTTTGCAAATCAAAACCTTAACGGGGCAAGGTCTTACTTACCCAAGTAAAAATGATTGGCAAGAGCGGTTGACTCAAATTGGCTTTAGCCAAATTCAAATCACCACCAAACGCTTTGAGCTATCTTTTCCTGAACCAATGGCAGTGCTGAAACACATGAAATTAACTGGCGTTTCAACCAATAACGCTCACAATGCGTTTGTTTGGAACAAATCTCGGCTTAATGAGTTTCAAACCAATTACCAACAGCAATTTTTTAACCCAAATAAACCGACAGAGGTCATCTTAACGTATGAGGCGCTTATCATCTCTGCCATAAAGCCTTAA
- the dnaK gene encoding molecular chaperone DnaK: protein MGKVIGIDLGTTNSCVAVMEGDSVRVIENAEGTRTTPSIVAYKDDEILVGQSAKRQAVTNPNNTLFAIKRLIGRRFDDKVVQKDIGMVPYKIAKADNGDAWVEINGKKLAPPQVSAEILKKMKKTAEDYLGESVTEAVITVPAYFNDSQRQATKDAGKIAGLDVKRIINEPTAAALAYGMDKKKGDSVVAVYDLGGGTFDVSIIEIADVDGEQQFEVLATNGDTFLGGEDFDLALIDYLVSEFKKDQDVNLKGDSLAMQRLKEAAEKAKIELSSAQSTEVNLPYITADSSGPKHLVVTISRSKLESLTEELVQRTLEPCRIALEDAGLKASDVNDVILVGGQTRMPLVQQKVQDFFGQEPRKDVNPDEAVAVGAAIQGAVLSGDKTDVLLLDVTPLTLGIETMGGVLTPIIEKNTMIPTKKSQVFSTAEDNQPAVTIQVYQGERKMASQNKLLGRFDLTDIPPAPRGMPQIEVTFDINADGIMNISAKDKGTGKAQSIQIKADSGLSDEEIEQMVRDAEANAAEDEKFANLAQVRNEADGRIHAVQKALKDAADKVSDDEKSAVEAAISELEAATKEDDADAIKAKLEALDNAFLPVSQKIYADTDSGPAGMDPSQFQQAADGQQGAQSQADDDVVDAEFTEVNDDKK, encoded by the coding sequence ATGGGAAAGGTCATTGGAATTGACTTAGGAACTACCAACTCTTGCGTCGCGGTGATGGAAGGCGACAGCGTTCGCGTTATTGAAAACGCCGAAGGCACGCGCACCACGCCATCGATTGTGGCTTACAAAGACGATGAGATTTTGGTCGGTCAGTCTGCCAAACGCCAAGCGGTCACCAACCCAAACAACACCTTATTTGCCATTAAGCGTCTTATCGGTCGCCGTTTTGATGACAAAGTCGTTCAAAAAGACATCGGCATGGTGCCTTATAAAATCGCTAAAGCCGATAATGGCGATGCTTGGGTCGAAATCAACGGCAAAAAACTTGCACCACCTCAAGTTTCCGCTGAAATCTTGAAAAAAATGAAAAAAACCGCCGAAGACTACCTTGGCGAAAGCGTGACCGAAGCGGTGATTACCGTTCCTGCGTACTTTAACGACTCACAGCGTCAGGCCACTAAAGACGCCGGTAAAATCGCTGGTCTTGATGTCAAGCGCATCATCAACGAGCCAACAGCCGCCGCCCTTGCTTATGGCATGGACAAGAAAAAAGGCGACAGCGTCGTTGCCGTTTATGACTTAGGCGGTGGAACGTTTGACGTGTCAATCATTGAGATTGCCGACGTTGATGGCGAGCAGCAATTTGAAGTTCTAGCGACCAACGGTGATACGTTCCTCGGCGGTGAAGATTTTGACTTAGCGCTGATTGACTATCTTGTTAGCGAATTCAAAAAAGACCAAGACGTGAACCTAAAAGGCGACTCGCTTGCCATGCAGCGTCTAAAAGAAGCTGCTGAAAAAGCCAAGATTGAGCTATCAAGCGCCCAAAGCACCGAAGTCAACTTGCCTTATATCACTGCTGACAGCTCAGGACCGAAGCATTTGGTCGTGACCATCAGCCGCTCAAAACTTGAAAGCTTAACTGAAGAGTTGGTTCAGCGCACCCTTGAGCCTTGCAGAATTGCGCTAGAGGATGCCGGACTTAAAGCCTCTGATGTCAATGACGTCATCTTGGTCGGTGGTCAAACTCGAATGCCACTGGTGCAGCAAAAAGTTCAAGACTTCTTTGGTCAAGAGCCAAGAAAAGACGTGAACCCTGATGAAGCCGTTGCCGTTGGAGCAGCGATTCAAGGCGCGGTATTGTCAGGCGACAAAACTGACGTCCTGCTACTTGACGTGACCCCATTGACGCTTGGCATTGAGACTATGGGCGGCGTGTTAACGCCAATCATTGAAAAGAACACCATGATTCCAACCAAAAAATCACAAGTGTTCTCAACGGCGGAAGACAACCAGCCTGCGGTAACCATTCAGGTTTACCAAGGCGAGCGTAAAATGGCAAGCCAAAACAAATTGCTTGGTAGATTTGACTTGACCGACATTCCACCAGCGCCACGCGGAATGCCACAAATTGAAGTCACCTTTGACATTAACGCTGATGGTATCATGAACATTTCAGCCAAAGACAAAGGTACAGGCAAAGCGCAAAGTATCCAAATTAAAGCCGACTCGGGACTTTCGGACGAAGAAATCGAGCAAATGGTTCGCGACGCTGAAGCCAACGCCGCAGAAGACGAAAAATTTGCTAACCTTGCGCAAGTTCGTAACGAAGCTGATGGTCGCATCCATGCGGTGCAAAAGGCGCTTAAAGACGCGGCTGATAAAGTATCTGATGATGAAAAATCAGCGGTTGAAGCTGCCATCAGTGAGCTTGAAGCAGCAACCAAAGAAGACGATGCTGATGCGATTAAAGCCAAACTTGAAGCGCTTGATAACGCCTTCCTACCCGTCAGCCAAAAAATCTACGCTGACACCGATTCAGGACCTGCTGGAATGGACCCAAGCCAGTTCCAACAAGCGGCAGATGGTCAGCAAGGCGCTCAAAGCCAAGCCGATGATGACGTGGTCGATGCTGAATTTACCGAAGTGAACGACGATAAAAAATAA
- the grpE gene encoding nucleotide exchange factor GrpE: MSEQAPNHEFDTQDPKAAQSNIDRENSVLEETIEEFDPKVNDGDKETIKSEIDLDAFHERIAELEGEVKQAKEQTARANAEAYNAQKRMEQEADKSKKFALQKFAKELLEVVDNLERAIENGNEEDPVTEGVKLTHKALLNVLNKHGVEVIDPKGDEFNADLHEAVGIDTEAAANTVGDVLQKGYSLNGRLLRPAMVRVGA; the protein is encoded by the coding sequence ATGAGCGAGCAGGCCCCAAACCACGAATTTGATACCCAAGACCCAAAAGCGGCACAAAGCAACATTGATCGCGAAAACAGCGTCCTTGAGGAAACCATTGAGGAGTTTGACCCAAAAGTTAATGATGGCGACAAAGAGACCATCAAAAGCGAAATTGACTTAGACGCCTTTCATGAGCGCATAGCCGAGCTTGAGGGCGAGGTCAAACAAGCCAAAGAACAAACTGCCCGCGCCAATGCCGAAGCTTATAACGCGCAAAAACGCATGGAACAAGAAGCCGATAAAAGCAAAAAATTTGCCCTGCAAAAATTTGCTAAAGAGCTGCTCGAAGTCGTTGATAATCTTGAGCGCGCCATCGAAAACGGTAACGAAGAAGATCCAGTTACCGAAGGCGTTAAGTTGACTCACAAAGCCTTGTTAAACGTCCTCAATAAACATGGCGTTGAAGTCATCGACCCCAAAGGCGATGAGTTTAATGCCGATCTTCATGAAGCCGTTGGTATTGATACCGAAGCTGCCGCCAATACGGTCGGCGACGTGCTTCAAAAAGGTTACAGCTTAAATGGTCGCTTATTGCGCCCCGCCATGGTTCGCGTTGGGGCATAA
- a CDS encoding alpha/beta hydrolase: MGSTVKWQLENKLTKALRDAGILLLKAAVDTSIQHYKAQRLNRARRPIQAPTVDPSKNFNAPSRSANFLTHPNAFVSAYLQLYQAHNLHFALKAISLLPDSVIERINQQIDAPKAQDYPTADAFLRLIIGFNRKIRQPLSTTHMVEFRKRFSAYVVSLQSPIVWQHDHPLANLGLTYWSSSKPQAVTWRDLVINNADSGDMRLRCYRPTINQQSCDPIILYFHGGGFCIGDLDTHHEFCYHLCAKSNWQVISVDYRLAPEYPAPVALKDCLAAYAWLARHAKDFGISANNIIVAGDSAGGCLAALVAQQLSQCQDFDHLDKSAQEQSLQDDDINTQIFRQVAGLAPPIAQLSLYPVTDTKTDYPSWQLYSKGLLLNYEDILVFDSAYIQKSNLQRNDALISPMAGNNSKLCPSFLVAAEFDMLRDEAVAYANQLSDFGVKTQLRIVKGAPHGFVHLASVHRGLHRQTCAVIDEFIDFVEALPKSPS; encoded by the coding sequence ATGGGGTCAACCGTAAAATGGCAACTGGAAAACAAACTGACCAAAGCGCTTCGTGATGCAGGAATCTTGCTACTCAAAGCGGCGGTCGATACCAGTATTCAGCACTATAAAGCGCAGCGGCTCAATCGGGCGCGCAGACCTATTCAAGCGCCGACTGTTGACCCCTCTAAAAATTTCAACGCTCCCAGTCGTTCGGCAAATTTTTTAACCCACCCTAATGCGTTTGTCAGCGCTTACCTACAATTGTATCAAGCGCACAATCTGCATTTTGCCCTAAAAGCCATTAGTCTTTTGCCGGACTCAGTGATTGAGCGTATTAACCAGCAAATTGATGCGCCAAAAGCTCAAGACTATCCGACCGCCGATGCTTTTTTGCGCTTGATTATTGGCTTTAACCGCAAAATCCGGCAGCCGCTTAGCACCACCCATATGGTAGAGTTTCGAAAGCGTTTTTCAGCGTATGTGGTGTCGCTACAATCCCCCATCGTTTGGCAGCACGATCACCCACTTGCCAATCTTGGGCTGACCTATTGGTCATCATCGAAACCACAAGCGGTCACTTGGCGCGATTTGGTCATCAATAATGCTGACAGCGGCGATATGCGGCTGCGGTGCTATCGACCGACCATAAATCAGCAGTCTTGCGACCCCATCATTCTTTATTTTCACGGTGGCGGCTTTTGTATCGGTGATTTGGACACCCATCACGAGTTTTGTTACCACCTTTGCGCCAAATCAAATTGGCAAGTCATCAGCGTTGATTATCGCTTAGCGCCTGAATATCCTGCCCCTGTTGCCTTAAAAGACTGTCTTGCCGCCTACGCTTGGCTGGCGCGTCATGCTAAGGACTTTGGCATCTCGGCAAACAACATCATCGTTGCAGGTGATAGCGCCGGCGGCTGTTTGGCAGCACTGGTGGCTCAGCAATTAAGCCAATGCCAAGACTTTGACCATTTGGATAAAAGCGCTCAAGAGCAAAGCTTGCAAGATGATGACATCAATACCCAGATTTTTCGCCAAGTGGCAGGACTTGCTCCACCTATTGCCCAACTGTCGCTGTATCCGGTCACCGACACCAAAACCGACTACCCAAGCTGGCAGCTTTATAGCAAAGGGCTGCTGCTCAACTATGAAGATATTTTGGTCTTTGACTCCGCCTACATTCAAAAAAGTAATTTGCAGCGCAATGACGCGCTTATCTCGCCGATGGCTGGGAATAACTCTAAACTTTGCCCAAGTTTTTTGGTGGCGGCTGAGTTTGATATGCTTCGCGATGAAGCGGTAGCTTATGCCAATCAGCTTTCAGATTTTGGCGTAAAAACGCAGCTACGTATTGTCAAAGGAGCGCCGCATGGCTTTGTGCATTTAGCCAGCGTTCATCGCGGTCTGCACCGGCAAACTTGCGCAGTTATCGATGAGTTTATTGACTTTGTTGAGGCGTTACCCAAAAGCCCATCCTAA
- a CDS encoding metallophosphoesterase, giving the protein MSAPLKIALVSDTHLGRWFGKAQLKKLANLIDGHHVDTVLFAGDIMNDSTYYFEKYQMQQALSQIKAPLGTFAVLGNHDYSGNQAAIARAVESAGITVIDNKKVLLNNELWLVGRSDETDPNRPAAQDLLSAIHDNKPVIFLEHSPSSVIEIGENAVDIHFSGHTHGGQIFPLTWLIKLLLPIAYGHQQFYGTQFLVTSGFGFGALPFRLGTRSEIWVVTVESNLK; this is encoded by the coding sequence ATGTCTGCACCGCTGAAAATTGCGCTGGTTTCTGACACCCATTTAGGGCGCTGGTTTGGCAAGGCTCAGCTCAAAAAACTGGCAAACCTGATTGATGGTCATCATGTGGATACGGTGCTATTTGCCGGTGATATCATGAATGACAGCACCTATTATTTTGAAAAATACCAAATGCAGCAAGCGCTTTCCCAGATTAAAGCGCCGCTTGGCACGTTTGCCGTCCTTGGCAATCATGACTATTCAGGAAACCAAGCTGCCATTGCCCGCGCCGTTGAAAGCGCTGGAATTACGGTCATCGATAATAAAAAAGTGCTACTAAATAATGAGCTTTGGCTTGTTGGTCGCTCGGATGAAACCGATCCCAATCGCCCTGCTGCTCAAGACTTACTAAGCGCTATTCATGATAATAAGCCAGTGATATTTTTGGAGCATAGCCCAAGCTCAGTGATCGAGATTGGCGAAAACGCGGTTGATATTCATTTTTCAGGGCATACCCATGGCGGTCAAATTTTCCCGTTAACTTGGCTTATAAAGCTGCTATTACCCATTGCTTACGGTCACCAGCAGTTTTATGGGACACAATTTTTGGTAACGTCAGGGTTTGGCTTTGGGGCGCTGCCGTTTCGTTTGGGGACGCGCTCGGAGATTTGGGTAGTCACTGTAGAATCAAATTTAAAATAA
- a CDS encoding DUF1731 domain-containing protein produces the protein MDNERDSGDSGNDINAKVFNFSAPNPVTNLEFTQALGNWLHRPTIMSVPASVLKVGFGEMSTLLLDGQKVLPKALLDSGFEFHQPTIAQALEVDTH, from the coding sequence GTGGACAACGAGCGTGACAGTGGCGACAGTGGCAATGACATCAATGCGAAAGTTTTTAACTTCAGCGCGCCAAATCCAGTGACCAACCTTGAATTTACGCAAGCGCTTGGAAATTGGTTACATCGACCGACCATCATGAGCGTTCCTGCCAGCGTTCTTAAAGTCGGCTTTGGTGAGATGTCAACGCTGCTGCTTGACGGTCAAAAGGTGCTGCCAAAAGCTTTGCTGGATTCTGGATTTGAATTTCATCAGCCAACGATTGCGCAGGCGCTTGAAGTTGACACTCATTAA
- a CDS encoding NAD-dependent epimerase/dehydratase family protein encodes MNVLISGGSGFLGRALSDALIEQSRQQSAPLNVTWLSRNAHHNHDDAIDILTYDELTARSQAAPQFDVIVNLAGAGIADSRWSEERKELLMASRIKPTEAILEFIAKAAIKPKLLLSGSAVGWYGIQGDTPLDEASDANPDFAHKLCDDWEQLAIKATEFGVPVAIARTGIVIHPDGGMVKRLLMPFKLGLGGKLGDGAQMMSWISRED; translated from the coding sequence ATGAACGTATTAATCAGCGGTGGTAGTGGATTTTTGGGTCGCGCGTTAAGTGACGCTCTAATCGAGCAATCGCGCCAACAAAGCGCCCCTCTTAATGTCACCTGGCTGTCGCGAAACGCCCATCACAACCACGATGACGCCATCGACATCCTCACTTACGACGAGCTAACCGCACGGTCGCAAGCCGCGCCGCAATTTGATGTGATTGTCAATCTGGCAGGGGCGGGGATTGCTGATTCGCGCTGGAGTGAGGAGCGCAAAGAGCTGCTTATGGCAAGCCGGATTAAGCCGACCGAAGCGATTTTAGAATTTATCGCCAAAGCTGCCATCAAGCCGAAGCTGCTACTGAGCGGGTCAGCGGTCGGTTGGTACGGCATTCAAGGCGACACCCCACTTGATGAGGCAAGCGATGCCAATCCTGATTTTGCGCACAAGCTTTGTGATGATTGGGAGCAGCTTGCCATCAAAGCGACCGAGTTTGGCGTTCCGGTAGCCATCGCTCGCACCGGCATCGTCATCCATCCAGACGGCGGCATGGTTAAGCGCTTACTGATGCCCTTTAAGCTTGGGCTTGGCGGCAAACTTGGCGATGGCGCGCAAATGATGAGCTGGATCAGCCGTGAAGACTAG
- a CDS encoding L-threonylcarbamoyladenylate synthase: MPTTCPLVTDDVLQAAAWLNDGYLLAYPTESVWGIGCDPFNQNAVQRLLTIKQRPMAKGLIVVTDNITRIEPFLAGLTAAQREQVIDSWQLNSNADPSQTRAKTWLLPIPPNLKPAIPDWVTGTHQSLAIRVINHLKIQKLCAALVSDSNPFGFLISTSCNPTGHSPALSLDDALRYFNSSISAQNVAYFSGDTLNYKLPSQIRDAITGELIR, translated from the coding sequence TTGCCAACCACTTGCCCTTTGGTCACCGATGACGTCTTACAAGCCGCCGCTTGGCTTAATGACGGTTACTTATTGGCGTATCCCACCGAAAGCGTTTGGGGCATTGGCTGCGACCCTTTTAACCAAAACGCCGTGCAGCGCTTGCTTACCATAAAACAGCGACCGATGGCAAAAGGCTTAATCGTCGTAACGGACAATATCACGCGGATTGAGCCTTTTTTAGCCGGTTTAACCGCTGCCCAACGTGAACAAGTTATTGACAGTTGGCAATTAAACTCAAATGCCGATCCAAGTCAAACCCGCGCCAAAACGTGGCTGCTTCCGATTCCGCCAAATCTTAAGCCCGCAATTCCAGATTGGGTGACCGGCACTCATCAAAGCCTTGCCATCCGCGTAATCAATCACCTAAAAATCCAAAAGCTTTGTGCCGCCCTTGTCAGTGATTCCAATCCGTTTGGCTTTTTGATATCGACCAGTTGTAACCCGACCGGTCATTCGCCGGCACTGAGCTTAGATGATGCGCTACGCTATTTTAATTCATCAATCAGCGCGCAAAACGTCGCTTATTTTTCAGGGGACACTTTAAACTATAAGCTACCCAGCCAAATTCGCGATGCCATCACAGGTGAGCTGATTCGTTAA